The Papaver somniferum cultivar HN1 chromosome 3, ASM357369v1, whole genome shotgun sequence genome includes a region encoding these proteins:
- the LOC113358137 gene encoding cytochrome c oxidase subunit 5C-2, which produces MAGHKIAHATLKGPSVVKEICIGIALGLVAGGMWKMHHWNEQRKVRQFYDLLEKGEIGVVAEEE; this is translated from the coding sequence ATGGCTGGTCATAAGATAGCTCATGCCACCTTGAAAGGGCCTAGTGTCGTTAAGGAGATCTGCATTGGAATTGCGTTGGGTTTGGTTGCTGGAGGCATGTGGAAGATGCATCATTGGAATGAGCAGAGGAAAGTTAGGCAGTTTTATGACCTTCTAGAAAAGGGTGAAATTGGTGTAGTTGCAGAAGAGGAGTAG